The Ziziphus jujuba cultivar Dongzao chromosome 1, ASM3175591v1 genome segment TTGATATTTGTCTGCTTGGTGaaaatactaataaattttGCCTTACTCAGTGTATGTCTAATCTTGGTTTTAATCTCCAATCTTACCTAACAGGGACTTACAGCTACAGGTTTGAAGAAGGATGAAATATTTCTTGGTGACGTAAATACTGTATACAAGAATGAAAAAGTTACTGTTGATGTGAAAGTTGATACCTATTCCAACGTAAGAACTTGAGGTTTTGAGATACTATTTCTTTATGAAGATGTGTACCTCATACATACTCATAATCTACATTAACCACCccacacacccccccccccccccccccccccccccaaaaaaaaaaaaaaatagagaagatGGTTTCTTCTATAACATGTTGTTTACTTCTGAAATATATTCTCAAGAATGTCCATGACTCTACTCCTTTTGCAGGTTTCTACTAAAGTGACTGTAAGTGATATCTTGCCGAGTACCAAGGCAGCAGTTAGCTTTAAGATACCTGACAACAAATCTGGCAAGGTTGGTAATAATAAGTAATGTCAATTACAAagatgataataatagtaattatgaTAGTGATATAAGGTTGCAGTCATAAATTTGAAATGAAGTTAATTGAGATGATGGCTCTAAACGGTAACATGCAAATGTAAATGTATTGAGGCAATGCTAATGATATTTCTCTATATTATTGCAGTTGGATGTACAGTACATTCATCCGCATGCAGCCATTGATTCTAGCATTGGTCTGAACCCATCACCTGTTTTGGAGCTATCAGCTGCAATCGGGAGCAAGGATCTGAGTTTGGGCGGTGAAGTTGGATTTGAtactgcttcttcttctttcataaAATACAATGCTGGGATCAGCTTGAACAAACCTGATTATTCTGCAGCTCTTTTACTGTGAGTATTTATTCAACCTCATTTCTAAATGTTTATATAATGTGTTTCttaacatttattaatttattaagttCCATAGCGTGGTTGTTTTGTGGGCTTGCCTACATTATACCACGAAGGGAAAAAAGAGGTTGTGAAGCATGTTCTCTAAAGTTGATTTCTATTTGTTCatagcaaaagaataaaaatgaaaagaagattTATAATTGGTAAGGACTTCTTCTGGCCTGTAACATGGGTTTAAGGCGACTTACACCATACCAAGAGGGGCTGAGTGAAGTGATGGTTAAAAAATACAGCTAGAAGATTGAAGAAATTATTAGCTTTGTTGGTAGAAAATCTTCAAAAGGCTTGATGACTCAGTTTAATTTGTTGTCCGACCGGATACTGAAATTTCTGTTTTGTAACCAAACCATTTCTTTCCAATCTTCATACATTCAAAACTCTAGCGAacttatattttttgatatggtggaatttgtttgtttttatctttaaacCAAGATTCCCTGGCTTGCATATTTATGGATGCACTATAATTTCTGCCTGCCCTTAAATGTGAAAGAAACTATAAGATCTTAGAGTTGTTTTAACTGCCTCAATAACTAGTGTTTACTTATCTATATGCTGTTTGGAATGCAGGACAGAAAAAGGACAGGCATTGAAGGCATCTTACATCCATCAGGTCGATTCCTTCAATACAGTTGCTGCTGAACTGACCCATAGATTTACCAACAATGAAAACAACTTCACCATCGGAAGCTCTCATGTAGTCGATCCATTAACTGTGGTAAAATCTCGTTTCTCCGATAATGGGAAGTATGCATTGCTATATCAACGCGAATGGAGGCCAAAGTCATTGATAACTTTCGCAGCAGAGTACGACTCGAAGGCCATTAACACCGCCCCGAAGTTAGGGCTTGCTCTTGCTCTCAAGCCCTGATGTGAACCAACCTCTGTGCTCCCCATTCTTCAGGTGGAAATACCtttgatctttttcttttcccataAATTAAAAAGCGGCATGTTTTAGCCAGCCAAGTGTACTGGAAAATGAGAACTCAATTTATATATAGACAAAGATGTTCTAATTGGTAAATGGGAAGTGGACCcagttttggaaattttttttaatcataacaACAATTTTTGTATGTGAATTTCCAGAATGCCAAACATTATCCAGGTATTTGATGTTTGATTTTGCACCTTGTTTTAACTTCAGAATCTCAACTGTTGATCTTAGTTATT includes the following:
- the LOC107410370 gene encoding mitochondrial outer membrane protein porin 4, producing MGSSPAPFLDIGKKAKDLLTKDYNFDQKFTLSVVGSTGLGLTATGLKKDEIFLGDVNTVYKNEKVTVDVKVDTYSNVSTKVTVSDILPSTKAAVSFKIPDNKSGKLDVQYIHPHAAIDSSIGLNPSPVLELSAAIGSKDLSLGGEVGFDTASSSFIKYNAGISLNKPDYSAALLLTEKGQALKASYIHQVDSFNTVAAELTHRFTNNENNFTIGSSHVVDPLTVVKSRFSDNGKYALLYQREWRPKSLITFAAEYDSKAINTAPKLGLALALKP